GTCGAGTCTGGTCATTTCGATCACAAAGTACCACTAATGCGATGCGTGAAAAATTTCCTATGTCAATTCGGCTTGAACGGTCCAGCCGGCAATCCCTTTAAACCGTCAATAGCGGACGATCCTAACTGGCTCCCAGAAGGCAAAGACTACCGCCAAAACGAAGCCGGCATCAAACGATTTCAAACAGGTTACATGGCGTATGCTGGAGCAGGTCCTCGCTCTCGTAGTCTCCAATTGATTGTGGCACTTCATCCCAGCGGGCCACTTGGTGGTGGTTCTCCATGGGAAGTCCCGTGGGGAGAAATTGTGGGTGCGCACTCGTTCGATACACTCTCCAAAATATACACGGGTTACGGGGAAAACGGGCCTGCACAAGGCAAACTATGGAAAGAGGACGCATTGGAAATGGTTGAGCGAGATTTTCCTGAGCTGGATCACATTCAAAGTTGTCGAGTTATTGACGAAGAATCACCCAGCTAGTAGTGGCTATTAACTGCTAAGACGATAGACTGCTGAGGTTGGACCGTTGCGTTCGACCTGATTTCTTCTGATCGTCTTAGGGATAAGGTTGTTCACATGAATTCGGGTTTGATGACGCGCTTTTTTTGATTGGACATGTTAATGTCTACCACGTCAATAATTTCGCGTTTTCGGTTTCGATCATTTTTCGGCTTGTTCGTGGTCGCATTTGTTGGGATGACCGAATTCTGTTTGACGTTGCGGAACCGAACACGCCTTTCGCTTAGACGAGAGTGATAAGCACCGCAGTGGTCTCAGAAAGTCCATTTCGCGAATAAATCCTTCGATGAAGCCGTTGCAACTTTTAGTCGCTTCGTTCTGCGGAAGTGGTGCCTTCGTGTCACCAGCCGTTGGCAATTTTGATAGGGGAGTAGACATCCATGCATCGGCATTTTTTCGCGATAATGACGACATCCTACCCGTGGGTACGGATGCAGACTGTGTCTCAGCCCCAGACTCggcggatcttcttcgggCACTCGAAAACCGCAAATGGGAGTTAAAGGGGGGAATTGGAAAGCGATACATTTGCCGAACTCAACAAGGTTTTTTGAATGTCCACCAGGAACCTGTTGATCCATTTAACACTTCCAACATAGTTGCCGTGCTGAACGAGGGTCAAATTGTAACAAGCACCGGCCCGCGTAGTGGTTTCTGGATTCCTCATGATGGCGGTGGATGGTCCATTTCAGAGCACGGTGGCTTTACTTGGTTGGAAGAACTGCAGGAGTAAAGAACCGTTATCTAACCGAGAGTTCTAATCATCTTTTTTACGTCGAGGGAAAGAATACGAATTCTTTTTAGCTGAATTTACCTCGTAGATCAGCCGCTTTCATCCGACTAAGAATTAAGAAGGTATACTCTAAACACCCGCCAATTCGATCATCGCAAAACAGCTGCCGCTTACTGTGGCAGCGCAGAGCAACATCCAAGTCATCCATGGCAGAACAATGACCCAATAC
This portion of the Phaeodactylum tricornutum CCAP 1055/1 chromosome 19, whole genome shotgun sequence genome encodes:
- a CDS encoding predicted protein; translation: MVLIQKQYTGRCQRTKKFMPVLTFVCVVVFFALYVDDVGPGHDTLFERTSHADLKENLSRSNHVKSLNGADISATNSESYYLSLRDLTPDERSPKAGVRHMVNPPQGGKVTLVHCDSTAGPWSIAVHHNWAPLGAQRFLDMVESGHFDHKVPLMRCVKNFLCQFGLNGPAGNPFKPSIADDPNWLPEGKDYRQNEAGIKRFQTGYMAYAGAGPRSRSLQLIVALHPSGPLGGGSPWEVPWGEIVGAHSFDTLSKIYTGYGENGPAQGKLWKEDALEMVERDFPELDHIQSCRVIDEESPS